One region of Gossypium raimondii isolate GPD5lz chromosome 6, ASM2569854v1, whole genome shotgun sequence genomic DNA includes:
- the LOC105773726 gene encoding uncharacterized protein LOC105773726, with the protein MESQKSQGKLTRTQSSLLRSSPTVRSSIHSMSSITESDFSKDQEENQQRELLLKDEKKTKPPPKRTGSMSPRIIPVRFTPVFAMASISFFTLFSFIFFFGFYLKREEIPTSENLLLALIFVAITLFFASKNRALINQGIVCFKSRFYFSKPNSKPVEWFIGETQCNKNNINKEKERLLPTVREGVEFYSNGDFYEGEFHKGKCNGSGVYNYFVNGRYEGDWVEGRYDGYGVESWSRGSRYRGQYREGLRHGFGVYRFYTGDSYAGEWCNGQSHGVGIQTCADGSCYVGEFKSGVKHGLGYYHFRNGDKYAGDYFGDKMHGFGVYHFANGHCYEGSWHEGRKQGYGMYTFRSGDTRCGEWDSGTLKTPLPQLTDAVLRAVEAARRTAVNAVHLRRVDDQVKKAVLAANRAATAARVAAVRAVQNQMDAKFCDIDV; encoded by the exons ATGGAGAGCCAAAAGAGTCAGGGGAAGCTAACGCGAACACAGTCATCGTTGCTCCGTTCATCGCCTACCGTCCGGTCGTCAATCCATAGTATGTCATCCATCACCGAAAGTGACTTTAGCAAAGACCAAGAAGAAAACCAGCAGCGAGAGTTGTTACTGAAAGATGAGAAAAAAACGAAACCGCCCCCAAAGAGAACAGGTTCGATGTCACCGAGGATTATACCGGTCCGGTTCACCCCGGTTTTCGCCATGGCTTCCATCTCTTTCTTCACTCTCTTCtcttttatcttcttctttggGTTTTATCTTAAAAGAGAAGAAATCCCCACATCGGAAAACCTCTTGTTAGCCTTAATCTTCGTCGCTATAACCCTTTTTTTTGCTTCGAAAAACAGAGCTTTAATCAACCAAGGCATTGTTTGTTTCAAATCAAGATTCTACTTCTCCAAACCTAATTCGAAGCCCGTCGAATGGTTCATTGGAGAGACCCAATGTAATAAAAACAACatcaacaaagaaaaagaaaggctTCTTCCGACCGTAAGAGAAGGAGTGGAGTTTTACAGCAATGGAGATTTTTATGAAGGTGAATTCCATAAGGGGAAGTGTAATGGGAGTGGGGTTTATAACTATTTTGTGAATGGGAGATATGAAGGGGATTGGGTTGAAGGGAGATATGATGGGTATGGAGTAGAGAGTTGGAGCAGAGGGAGTAGATATAGAGGGCAATATAGAGAGGGTTTAAGACATGGATTTGGGGTTTATAGGTTTTATACAGGGGATTCTTATGCTGGTGAATGGTGTAATGGGCAAAGTCATGGTGTTGGTATTCAAACTTGTGCTGATGGGAGTTGCTATGTTGGGGAGTTCAAGTCTGGGGTTAAACATGGGCTTGGCTACTACCATTTCAG GAACGGAGATAAATATGCCGGAGATTATTTTGGAGACAAAATGCATGGATTTGGCGTTTATCACTTCGCTAACGGGCACTGTTACGAAGGATCATGGCACGAAGGTCGTAAACAAGGCTATGGAATGTATACTTTCCGGAGTGGTGATACCAGATGCGGCGAGTGGGATTCCGGCACCCTTAAAACACCTTTACCCCAACTAACCGATGCAGTCCTTCGAGCAGTTGAg GCTGCTAGAAGAACAGCTGTGAACGCTGTTCATCTTCGCCGGGTCGATGATCAAGTAAAAAAGGCCGTTTTGGCCGCAAATAGAGCTGCAACGGCAGCTAGGGTTGCCGCAGTAAGAGCGGTTCAGAACCAGATGGATGCCAAATTTTGTGATATAGACGTATAA